A single genomic interval of Juglans regia cultivar Chandler chromosome 1, Walnut 2.0, whole genome shotgun sequence harbors:
- the LOC109006059 gene encoding glycine-rich protein 5-like, which produces MARWCVILVVALAVVVQSTTARTVPSDAGAGLDDQKNFVSYGGVGGYSGLGSNGLPFGGVGGAAGIGGGLGGGLGGGLGGGLGGLGGVGGLGGLGGTGGLGGTIGGGVGVGGGAGGGVGGGVGGGTGTGVLPYP; this is translated from the coding sequence ATGGCGAGGTGGTGCGTAATATTGGTTGTTGCTCTAGCTGTAGTAGTTCAAAGCACTACAGCAAGAACTGTGCCCAGCGATGCAGGCGCTGGCCTCGACGACCAGAAGAACTTCGTCTCATACGGAGGGGTTGGTGGCTATTCCGGACTGGGTAGCAATGGACTCCCCTTTGGTGGCGTGGGCGGAGCTGCAGGGATCGGCGGCGGCCTTGGTGGTGGTCTTGGAGGTGGTCTTGGCGGTGGTCTTGGCGGGCTCGGCGGAGTTGGCGGGTTGGGTGGCTTGGGTGGTACTGGTGGCTTGGGCGGGACCATTGGTGGCGGTGTCGGTGTCGGCGGTGGAGCTGGTGGGGGTGTAGGCGGTGGCGTTGGTGGCGGTACCGGTACCGGTGTTCTTCCATATCCTTGA
- the LOC109006061 gene encoding 26S proteasome regulatory subunit 4 homolog B-like → MGQGTPGGLNRGLPGDRKADGSDKKEKKFEPAAPPARVGRKQRKQKGPEAAARLPTVTPLTKCKLRLLKLERVKDYLLMEEEFVTNQERLKPQEEKAEEDRSKVDDLRGSPMSVGNLEELIDENHAIVSSSVGPEYYVGILSFVDKDQLEPGCAILMHNKVLSVVGLLQDEVDPMVSVMKVEKAPLESYADIGGLDAQIQEIKEAVELPLTHPELYEDIGIKPPKGVILYGEPGTGKTLLAKAVANSTSATFLRVVGSELIQKYLGDGPKLVRELFRVADDLSPSIVFIDEIDAVGTKRYDAHSGGEREIQRTMLELLNQLDGFDSRGDVKVILATNRIESLDPALLRPGRIDRKIEFPLPDIKTRRRIFQIHTSRMTLADDVNLEEFVMTKDEFSGADIKAICTEAGLLALRERRMKVTHVDFKKAKEKVMFKKKEGVPEGLYM, encoded by the exons ATGGGTCAGGGAACTCCGGGCGGTTTGAACCGAGGTCTACCCGGAGATCGAAAGGCCGACGGCTCCgacaagaaggagaagaaattcGAGCCCGCGGCCCCGCCGGCTCGAGTCGGTCGCAAGCAGCGGAAGCAGAAGGGCCCCGAGGCTGCGGCTAGGCTCCCGACCGTGACGCCATTGACCAAGTGCAAGCTCCGGCTCCTCAAGCTGGAGCGCGTGAAGGACTATCTCCTTATGGAGGAAGAGTTCGTGACGAACCAGGAGCGGCTCAAGCCGCAGGAGGAGAAAGCCGAGGAGGACAGATCCAAGGTAGACGATCTCAGGGGGTCGCCAATGAGCGTTGGGAATCTGGAGGAGCTCATCGATGAGAACCACGCGATTGTGTCGTCCTCGGTGGGGCCTGAATATTACGTGGGGATCTTGTCTTTCGTGGACAAGGATCAACTCGAGCCTGGCTGCGCCATCTTGATGCATAATAAG GTTCTCTCTGTTGTTGGTCTTCTTCAAGATGAAGTTGATCCAATGGTGTCTGTAATGAAGGTTGAGAAGGCTCCTCTAGAATCATATGCTGACATTGGTGGCCTAGATGCTCAGATACAGGAGATTAAAGAGGCAGTTGAACTCCCTTTAACTCATCCTGAATTATACGAAGACATTGGTATCAAGCCTCCTAAGGGGGTCATATTGTATGGGGAGCCTGGAACAGGCAAGACTTTACTTGCGAAG GCGGTAGCAAACTCAACATCAGCAACTTTCTTGCGTGTTGTTGGCAGTGAATTGATTCAAAAATACTTGGGTGATGGCCCAAAATTAGTGAGGGAACTCTTCAGAGTAGCTGATGACCTCTCACCTTCAATTGTTTTCATTGATGAAATTGATGCAGTCGGTACAAAAAG GTATGATGCCCACTCAGGTGGAGAACGTGAAATTCAAAGGACTATGCTGGAATTGCTGAACCAGTTGGATGGTTTTGATTCGAGAGGAGATGTCAAAGTGATTCTTGCTACAAACAGGATTGAAAGTCTTGACCCAGCTTTGCTTCGGCCCGGCCGAATAGATAGAAAGATTGAATTCCCTCTTCCTGATATCAAGACAAGGAGGCGCATTTTCCAG ATACACACATCAAGGATGACATTGGCTGATGATGTCAACTTAGAGGAATTTGTTATGACTAAGGATGAATTTTCTGGAGCTGATATAAAGGCAATTTGCACTGAAGCTGGCTTGCTTGCTTTAAGAGAACGCCGTATGAAG GTAACACATGTGGACTTCAAGAAGGCAAAGGAGAAGGTGATGTTCAAGAAGAAAGAAGGGGTGCCGGAGGGACTTTATATGTGA